Proteins from one Mycobacterium sp. SMC-2 genomic window:
- a CDS encoding trans-acting enoyl reductase family protein, with protein MSSTERDFDIVVYGATGFSGELTARYLAGAAGGARVALAGRSRDRLVATRGALGPAARDWPLIVADVSDPATLDAMATRTRVVVTTVGPYTRYGLPVVAACAKAGTDYADLTGEVMFVRDSIDRYHQQAVDTGARIVVSCGFASMPSDLNVYQLYRRAARDGAGELCDTTFVFRSFFQGGGSGGTVASEFESMRTASGDPEARRLMNDPYTLTTDRGAEPDLGRQPDFALRSGSRIAPELAGFWMGALVWAPHNTRIVRRSNALQNWAYGRRFRYSEAMSLGKSFAAPAAAAAVSGALASGWALGTRYFRRVPQRWLEPLAKPGTGPSEAMRERGHYTVETYTTTTSGARYLGTFAQQRDAYDATGVLLGESGLALALDRDRLSDLTGVLTPAAAMGDALLARLPAAGVAMTTIRLN; from the coding sequence ATGAGTTCAACCGAACGCGACTTCGACATCGTCGTATACGGTGCCACGGGATTCTCCGGCGAGTTGACCGCCCGTTACCTGGCCGGCGCCGCCGGCGGGGCCCGCGTCGCGCTGGCCGGCCGCTCGCGGGACCGGCTGGTGGCCACCCGCGGCGCGCTCGGTCCGGCGGCACGGGATTGGCCGTTGATCGTGGCGGACGTGTCGGACCCTGCGACCCTGGACGCGATGGCGACCCGCACCCGGGTGGTGGTGACCACGGTCGGCCCCTACACCAGGTACGGGTTGCCAGTGGTGGCGGCCTGCGCGAAGGCCGGGACGGATTACGCCGACCTGACCGGTGAGGTGATGTTCGTCCGCGACAGCATCGACCGATATCACCAGCAGGCCGTCGACACCGGCGCCCGGATCGTGGTCTCGTGCGGATTCGCTTCCATGCCTTCGGATCTCAATGTCTATCAGCTGTATCGCCGGGCGGCCCGCGACGGCGCCGGGGAGCTCTGCGACACCACCTTCGTGTTCCGCTCCTTCTTCCAGGGCGGCGGCTCCGGCGGCACCGTCGCCTCGGAATTCGAATCCATGCGCACCGCGTCTGGCGACCCCGAAGCCCGTCGGCTCATGAACGACCCGTACACCCTGACCACCGACCGCGGCGCCGAACCCGACCTCGGCCGGCAACCGGACTTCGCGTTGCGTTCGGGCAGCCGGATCGCGCCCGAGCTCGCCGGCTTCTGGATGGGCGCTCTGGTATGGGCACCACACAACACCCGAATCGTTCGGCGCAGCAACGCGTTACAGAACTGGGCCTACGGCAGGCGGTTTCGTTACTCGGAGGCCATGAGCCTCGGCAAGTCCTTCGCGGCTCCGGCCGCGGCCGCGGCCGTCTCTGGCGCGCTGGCGAGTGGCTGGGCCCTGGGGACCAGGTACTTCAGGCGGGTGCCGCAGCGCTGGCTGGAGCCCCTCGCGAAACCGGGTACCGGCCCCAGCGAGGCGATGCGAGAACGCGGCCACTACACGGTGGAGACGTACACGACTACGACTTCCGGTGCCCGCTACCTGGGTACCTTCGCGCAGCAGCGGGACGCCTATGACGCGACCGGCGTCCTGCTCGGCGAAAGCGGCCTCGCGCTGGCGCTCGACCGCGATCGGCTCAGCGACCTGACGGGGGTGCTCACCCCGGCGGCGGCGATGGGCGATGCGCTGCTGGCGCGGCTGCCGGCCGCCGGGGTGGCGATGACCACCATCCGGCTGAATTGA
- a CDS encoding flavodoxin family protein: MTDISIDRAARPRVLLLYYTFTGQALAVLEAAGEVFGERGWEVQRAGITFTDRRYAERFSVVPMRHAALDMLSVLPAQLRRATGQIETPDEVRNTDYDLICIGSSTWWLTMNMPMRTFLKSGEARKLLAGKPFAAFAVCRRYWRGNFAAIRRLGEKQGGRYLGGVHFEYLGGQIASGLSLMSYLRSGRYRDRYLGLRIPATNVQPYQLEQTRIFARSLADRLAARSAAT, encoded by the coding sequence ATGACTGACATATCCATCGACCGCGCCGCGCGCCCCCGGGTTCTGCTGCTCTACTACACGTTCACCGGCCAGGCGCTCGCGGTGCTCGAGGCCGCGGGCGAGGTGTTCGGCGAGCGTGGGTGGGAGGTGCAGCGGGCCGGGATCACCTTCACCGACCGGCGCTATGCCGAGCGGTTCTCCGTCGTCCCCATGCGTCACGCGGCGCTCGACATGCTCAGCGTCCTTCCCGCCCAGCTGCGCCGGGCGACCGGGCAGATCGAGACCCCGGACGAGGTGCGAAACACCGACTACGACCTGATCTGCATCGGATCCTCGACATGGTGGTTGACCATGAACATGCCGATGCGGACTTTCTTGAAGTCGGGCGAGGCGCGAAAGCTTCTCGCCGGCAAGCCTTTTGCAGCCTTTGCCGTCTGCCGTCGCTATTGGCGCGGCAATTTCGCGGCCATCCGCCGGCTCGGCGAGAAGCAGGGCGGCCGCTACCTGGGCGGGGTCCATTTCGAATACCTTGGCGGCCAAATCGCTTCCGGGCTCTCGCTGATGAGCTACCTGCGGTCGGGACGATACCGGGACCGGTATCTCGGCTTGCGCATTCCCGCGACCAACGTCCAGCCGTACCAGCTGGAACAGACGCGAATCTTCGCTCGCTCGCTCGCCGATCGGTTGGCCGCCCGCAGCGCGGCGACCTGA
- a CDS encoding permease, with translation MTWEILWALILGFALSAVVQAVVRRSTVVSLLGDDRPRTLALAAGLGAASSSCSYAAVALARSLFRKGASFTAAMAFEIGSTNLVVELGIILALLMGWQFTAAEFVGGPLMIVVLAVLFRLFVRSRLIDAARAQAERGIAGSMEGHAAMDMSVKKQGSFWQRLFSGEGFTSVSHVFVMEWLAILRDLVLGLLIAGAIAAWVPETFWRGFFLADDPVLSALWGPIVGPVVAIVSFVCSIGNVPLAAVLWNGGISFGGVIAFIYADLLILPILNIYRKYYGTKMMLTLLGTFYASMVAAGYLIELLFGATKLIPAQRNATVMEAAISWNYTTWLNIAFLAITAVLVIRFVTSGGMPMLRMMGGAPDAGHDHECQHEHGQH, from the coding sequence ATGACCTGGGAAATCCTGTGGGCGCTGATCTTGGGCTTCGCCCTGTCGGCGGTGGTGCAGGCGGTGGTACGGCGCTCGACGGTCGTCTCCCTGTTGGGCGACGACCGGCCGCGCACCCTGGCGCTCGCCGCCGGGCTGGGCGCGGCGTCGTCCTCCTGCTCCTACGCCGCGGTCGCCCTGGCCCGATCGCTCTTCCGCAAAGGCGCCAGCTTCACCGCCGCGATGGCCTTCGAGATCGGCTCGACCAACCTGGTGGTCGAGTTGGGCATCATCCTGGCCCTGTTGATGGGGTGGCAGTTCACCGCCGCGGAGTTCGTCGGCGGTCCGCTGATGATCGTGGTGCTGGCCGTCCTGTTCCGGTTGTTCGTGCGTTCACGCCTGATCGACGCCGCCCGCGCGCAGGCCGAGCGGGGTATCGCCGGATCGATGGAAGGCCACGCGGCCATGGACATGTCGGTCAAGAAGCAAGGCTCGTTCTGGCAACGGCTCTTTTCCGGTGAGGGTTTCACCTCGGTTTCGCACGTGTTCGTGATGGAGTGGTTGGCGATACTTCGGGATCTGGTTCTGGGTTTGTTGATCGCCGGGGCGATCGCGGCGTGGGTTCCCGAAACGTTCTGGCGTGGCTTCTTTTTGGCCGACGACCCGGTCCTGTCGGCGCTGTGGGGGCCGATCGTGGGGCCGGTCGTGGCGATCGTGTCCTTCGTCTGCTCGATCGGCAATGTGCCGCTGGCCGCGGTGCTGTGGAACGGGGGCATCAGCTTCGGCGGTGTCATCGCGTTCATCTACGCCGACCTGCTGATCCTGCCGATTCTGAACATCTACCGCAAGTACTACGGCACCAAGATGATGCTGACGCTGCTGGGCACTTTCTACGCGTCGATGGTTGCCGCCGGTTACCTCATCGAATTGCTCTTCGGCGCAACCAAACTCATCCCCGCTCAGCGCAACGCGACGGTCATGGAAGCGGCCATCTCGTGGAACTACACGACGTGGCTCAACATCGCATTCCTGGCCATCACGGCCGTTCTGGTCATTCGGTTCGTCACCTCGGGCGGCATGCCGATGCTGCGGATGATGGGCGGCGCGCCGGATGCCGGGCACGACCACGAGTGCCAGCACGAGCACGGCCAGCACTAG
- the pks2 gene encoding sulfolipid-1 biosynthesis phthioceranic/hydroxyphthioceranic acid synthase, translated as MEPRVTPIAVIGMGCRLPGGIDSPETFWQALLRGDDLVTEIPADRWDVEDHYDPERGVHGRSVSRWGGFIDDAGGFDASFFGFGEREATAIDPQHRLLLETSWEAIEHAGIAPPSLSGSRTGVFVGMCQQDYTLMSGDAGVMEDAYGYTCTPFSMASGRIAYGLGLVGPAVTLDTSCSSGLLAVHLACSSLNTGESDLALAGGAMLVLDPRVSASASAQGMLSPTGRCHTFDVAADGFVRSDGCAVVLLKRLPDALRDGDRILAVVRGTAVNQDGRSETITTPSCHAQAAVYRAALDTAGVDPATVGMVEAHGTGTPKGDPLEFTSLTEVYGAGGNRVAVGSAKSNVGHTEAAAGAVGLVKAVLGLQHGVVPPMAHFTRLPDELAGIETGLFVPQEVTPWPDKGEGPRRAGVTSFGMSGTNVHAVLEQAPDAGADTRVAESPRPLLFPLSSTSADELRRTAGRLAGWLDGNRDTVSAADLAYTLARRRGHRTVRTAVTACSIDELTAGLREIAGGDAPYPPAAGHDDRGPVWIFSGQGSQWAGMGAELLAREPAFATAVAEAEPLIAAESGFSVTEAMSAPETVTGIDRVQPTLFAFQVALATAMRAYGVRPGAVIGHSMGEIAAAVVAGALSLHDGVKVICRRSKLMARIAGAGAMASVELPAQQVRDELAARGVGDVAVSVIASPSSTVIGGATQTVRDLVAQWEAREVMAREVAVDVASHSPQVDPILAELADQLADLTPTAAEVPYYSATLDDPRARPAFDAGYWVDNLRQSVKFAGAVQAALDDGHRVFGEPSPHPLLTRAVEQTASASDVGIAALPAMRREQPVPHGLLGFLADLFSAGAAIDFSVLYPGGRLVDAPLPTWTHKRLLIDADGSNSRSRGQFTLDVHPLLGAHVRLPEQPERHAWQGGVGTAALPWLGDHRVNGLAVFPGAGFCEMALAAAAAVLGPDCEVRDVRFEQMLLLDDETPVSAVASIRDAGVADFVVETDRDGERVRSAAAELHAAADEQPPRRDIAALLATHPQLGDGAALRQSFAERGVEYGPAFTGLVSTRTAEGKSRSVVAEVALPGAVRAEQGSYGVHPALLDACFQTVLAHPAVGQAAQGGLLPLSVARLRRHGPTRGARYCHLRLVAATASSVDVDLDLLDSEGAVVLAVQGLRMGISRGGADQLMSERLLTIDWQQQTLPPTPERAVGAWLLINTAEADLLASRLTDTMKSLGAQCDTLSWPEQADHRVNGERLGAAVRGGLEGVVIVCPPPAGEPDEQGLLDGREQVRHVVRMIRDLPEMSATPPRLYVLTRRAQIVLAEDEPNLVQAGLRGLLRVVGAENPQLQTTQIDLEGDADVERVAHELLSGSAEDETAWRGGQWYTARLRCTPLGADERRVTTVNHETERMRVVVRHPGDLQTLEFIALDRKTPGPGEVEVAIDASSVNFAEVLAALGRYPDLEGEPHQLGFDLGGVVTRVGADVTDHRVGDRVGGFSGFANGSWGTFVTCDARLVATLPSGLTAGQAAAAATAYGTAWYGLYELARISAEDKVLIHSGTGGVGQAAIAIARMVGAEVFATAGSPERRDMLRDMGIEHVYDSRSTAFADEIRRDTDGYGVDLVLNSLTGSAQRAGLNLLAYGGRFVEIGKRDIYDDARLGLFPFRHNLTFYAVDLALLTKTHPRRVQELLRAVYQRIADGDLPQPMCTEYPISEAATAIRVMSGAEHTGKLVLTVPRTGQTRAVLPPEQAPVFRDDGAYIVTGGLGGLGLFLASEMAKAGCGRIVLTARSNPTPKARQAIERLRADGTDVVVESGNIAEADTAARVVAAATATGLPLRGVLHAAAVVEDAVLANITDELIDKDWAPKVNGVWNLHHATAGQPLDWFCSFSSVAALFGSAGQGAYAAASSWLDAFTHWRRSQGLPATTIAWGAWGEIGRATFLAAGGRTTMIAPAEGAQAFETLLRYDRGYTGYVPTAGAPWLAALVARSPFAEAFQSAGEQRGGEGATLRAELRTLSPEEWPARLRRLITEQTGLILRRPIDPDRPFADHGLDSLGNLELRTRIEAETGIRITPKVVATYNSARSLSLHLTEALVAEGEGAAAAS; from the coding sequence ATGGAACCACGCGTCACCCCCATTGCGGTCATCGGAATGGGATGCCGGCTTCCTGGCGGGATCGACTCGCCCGAGACGTTCTGGCAGGCGTTGCTGCGGGGCGACGATCTGGTGACCGAGATCCCCGCCGACCGGTGGGACGTTGAGGATCACTACGACCCCGAGCGCGGAGTGCACGGCCGGTCGGTATCGCGGTGGGGCGGCTTCATCGATGACGCCGGCGGCTTCGACGCCTCCTTCTTCGGCTTCGGCGAACGCGAAGCGACCGCCATCGACCCGCAGCACCGCTTACTGCTGGAGACGTCGTGGGAAGCGATCGAGCATGCCGGCATCGCGCCACCGTCGTTGAGCGGTTCGCGCACCGGCGTGTTCGTGGGGATGTGCCAGCAGGACTACACGTTGATGAGCGGCGATGCGGGCGTGATGGAGGACGCCTACGGCTACACCTGCACCCCGTTCAGCATGGCCTCCGGGCGGATCGCCTACGGGCTGGGGCTGGTGGGCCCGGCCGTCACGCTCGACACCTCCTGCTCGTCCGGCCTGCTCGCCGTGCACCTGGCGTGCTCGAGCCTGAACACGGGCGAAAGCGATCTGGCCCTGGCCGGCGGCGCGATGCTGGTGCTGGATCCCCGTGTTTCGGCGTCCGCGTCCGCGCAGGGCATGCTCTCGCCCACCGGCCGCTGCCACACGTTCGACGTCGCGGCCGACGGGTTCGTCCGTTCCGACGGGTGTGCGGTGGTACTGCTCAAGCGCCTGCCCGATGCGCTGCGCGACGGCGACCGCATCCTGGCGGTGGTCCGCGGCACGGCGGTCAACCAGGACGGTCGTTCCGAGACGATCACGACGCCGTCCTGCCACGCGCAGGCCGCGGTGTACCGGGCGGCGCTGGACACGGCCGGAGTCGACCCGGCCACCGTCGGCATGGTGGAGGCGCACGGCACCGGAACCCCGAAGGGCGACCCGCTCGAGTTCACCAGCCTGACCGAGGTTTACGGCGCGGGCGGCAATCGCGTCGCGGTCGGATCGGCCAAGAGCAACGTCGGGCACACCGAGGCGGCGGCGGGCGCGGTCGGGTTGGTCAAGGCGGTGCTGGGGCTGCAGCACGGGGTGGTGCCGCCGATGGCCCACTTCACCCGCTTGCCCGACGAGCTGGCCGGCATCGAAACGGGATTGTTTGTGCCGCAAGAGGTTACGCCGTGGCCGGACAAGGGCGAGGGGCCGCGGCGGGCCGGGGTGACGTCGTTCGGCATGTCGGGCACCAACGTGCACGCCGTCCTCGAGCAGGCGCCCGATGCCGGCGCTGACACCCGGGTCGCGGAAAGCCCACGGCCGCTGCTGTTTCCGCTGTCGTCGACTTCCGCCGACGAGCTGCGCCGGACCGCGGGGCGGCTGGCCGGCTGGCTGGACGGCAACCGCGACACCGTGTCCGCCGCCGACCTGGCCTACACCCTGGCGCGGCGCCGGGGACACCGGACCGTGCGCACCGCGGTGACCGCTTGTAGCATCGACGAGCTGACCGCCGGGTTGCGCGAAATCGCCGGCGGTGACGCCCCTTACCCGCCGGCGGCGGGTCACGACGACCGCGGGCCGGTGTGGATCTTCTCCGGACAGGGCTCGCAGTGGGCCGGGATGGGCGCGGAGCTGCTGGCCAGGGAGCCGGCGTTCGCCACCGCGGTCGCCGAGGCCGAGCCGCTGATCGCGGCGGAGTCGGGTTTCTCGGTGACGGAGGCGATGTCGGCGCCGGAGACGGTCACCGGCATCGATCGGGTGCAGCCGACGCTGTTCGCCTTCCAGGTCGCGCTGGCCACCGCGATGCGCGCCTACGGTGTGCGGCCCGGGGCGGTCATCGGCCACTCGATGGGCGAGATCGCGGCGGCCGTCGTCGCGGGGGCTCTGTCGCTGCACGACGGCGTCAAGGTGATCTGCCGGCGCTCCAAGCTGATGGCCCGCATCGCGGGTGCGGGAGCGATGGCCTCGGTGGAGCTGCCGGCCCAGCAGGTGCGCGACGAATTGGCCGCCCGAGGCGTCGGCGACGTGGCGGTCTCGGTGATCGCCTCGCCCAGCTCCACGGTGATCGGTGGGGCGACGCAGACCGTGCGCGATCTGGTGGCGCAGTGGGAGGCCCGCGAGGTGATGGCGCGCGAGGTGGCCGTGGACGTCGCCTCGCATTCGCCTCAGGTCGACCCGATCCTCGCCGAGTTGGCCGACCAGCTCGCCGACCTCACCCCGACGGCAGCGGAAGTGCCGTATTACTCTGCGACGCTTGATGATCCACGCGCCCGGCCTGCCTTCGACGCCGGCTACTGGGTGGACAACCTGCGGCAGTCGGTGAAGTTCGCGGGCGCGGTGCAGGCGGCCCTCGACGACGGCCACCGCGTCTTCGGTGAACCGTCGCCGCATCCGCTGCTGACCCGGGCGGTGGAACAGACCGCGAGCGCCTCTGACGTCGGCATCGCCGCGCTCCCGGCCATGCGCCGCGAGCAGCCGGTGCCGCACGGCCTGCTGGGCTTCCTCGCGGACCTTTTCAGCGCCGGTGCCGCCATCGACTTCTCGGTGCTGTATCCGGGCGGTCGTCTGGTGGACGCCCCGCTGCCGACGTGGACGCACAAGCGGCTGCTCATCGACGCCGACGGGTCGAATTCGCGGTCGCGCGGGCAATTCACGCTCGACGTGCACCCGCTCCTGGGCGCGCACGTGCGGCTGCCGGAGCAACCGGAACGCCACGCGTGGCAGGGCGGGGTCGGCACCGCGGCGCTGCCCTGGCTGGGCGACCATCGGGTGAACGGGCTGGCGGTCTTTCCCGGGGCCGGCTTCTGCGAGATGGCGCTGGCCGCCGCCGCCGCGGTGCTGGGCCCCGATTGCGAGGTCCGAGATGTTCGCTTCGAGCAGATGCTGCTGCTGGACGACGAGACACCGGTGAGCGCGGTGGCGTCGATCCGGGACGCCGGCGTCGCCGACTTCGTAGTGGAGACCGACCGCGACGGGGAGCGAGTCCGCAGCGCCGCCGCGGAGTTGCACGCGGCCGCTGACGAACAGCCACCGCGACGCGACATCGCCGCCCTGCTGGCCACCCACCCGCAACTGGGTGACGGTGCCGCGCTGCGGCAGTCGTTCGCCGAGCGCGGCGTCGAGTACGGTCCCGCATTCACCGGTCTGGTCTCGACGCGCACCGCCGAAGGCAAGAGCCGCAGCGTGGTGGCCGAGGTCGCGTTGCCCGGCGCCGTCCGTGCGGAGCAGGGGAGTTACGGCGTGCACCCCGCCTTGTTGGATGCCTGCTTCCAGACCGTGCTGGCGCACCCCGCCGTCGGTCAGGCCGCGCAAGGAGGCCTGCTGCCGTTGAGCGTCGCGCGCCTGCGCCGCCACGGTCCCACCCGCGGCGCGCGCTACTGCCACCTGCGGCTCGTCGCGGCGACCGCGTCGTCGGTGGACGTCGATCTCGACCTGCTGGATTCCGAGGGCGCCGTGGTGCTCGCCGTCCAGGGCCTGCGCATGGGAATCAGCCGCGGCGGTGCCGACCAGCTGATGTCCGAGCGGCTGCTGACCATCGACTGGCAGCAGCAGACGCTGCCGCCGACCCCCGAGCGCGCCGTTGGCGCTTGGCTGCTGATCAACACCGCCGAGGCGGACCTGCTCGCGTCCAGGCTCACCGATACAATGAAATCCCTTGGCGCACAATGCGACACGCTGAGCTGGCCGGAGCAGGCCGACCACCGGGTCAACGGCGAACGGCTCGGCGCCGCGGTGCGCGGCGGCCTCGAAGGGGTGGTGATCGTTTGCCCGCCGCCGGCCGGGGAGCCCGACGAGCAGGGCCTGCTGGACGGCCGTGAGCAGGTGCGCCATGTGGTGCGCATGATCCGCGACCTGCCGGAGATGTCGGCGACGCCGCCGCGGCTGTATGTGCTCACCCGGCGGGCCCAGATCGTGCTGGCCGAGGACGAGCCGAACCTGGTGCAGGCCGGGCTGCGCGGCCTGCTACGGGTGGTCGGCGCGGAGAACCCGCAACTGCAGACCACCCAGATCGACCTGGAGGGCGACGCCGACGTCGAACGGGTGGCGCACGAGCTGCTGTCGGGTTCGGCCGAGGACGAGACCGCCTGGCGTGGCGGGCAGTGGTACACCGCGCGGCTGCGCTGCACGCCGCTGGGGGCCGACGAACGGCGGGTCACCACGGTCAACCACGAAACCGAGCGGATGCGCGTGGTGGTTCGCCACCCCGGTGACCTGCAGACACTGGAATTCATTGCCCTGGACCGCAAGACGCCGGGGCCGGGCGAGGTGGAGGTCGCGATCGACGCATCGAGCGTCAACTTCGCCGAAGTCCTTGCCGCACTTGGCCGCTACCCCGACTTGGAGGGCGAGCCCCATCAGTTGGGATTCGACCTGGGCGGTGTGGTGACCCGCGTCGGCGCGGACGTCACCGACCACCGGGTCGGCGACAGAGTGGGCGGTTTCTCCGGCTTCGCCAACGGCAGCTGGGGCACGTTCGTCACCTGCGATGCCCGGCTGGTGGCCACCCTGCCGTCCGGTCTGACCGCCGGGCAGGCCGCCGCCGCGGCGACGGCGTACGGCACCGCCTGGTACGGGCTGTACGAGCTGGCCAGGATCTCGGCCGAGGACAAGGTGCTCATCCACTCCGGCACCGGCGGGGTCGGTCAGGCCGCGATCGCGATCGCGCGGATGGTGGGGGCCGAGGTCTTCGCCACCGCGGGTAGCCCGGAGCGCCGGGACATGCTGCGCGACATGGGCATTGAGCACGTCTACGACTCACGCAGCACGGCGTTCGCCGACGAGATACGCCGCGACACCGACGGGTACGGCGTCGACCTCGTGCTCAACTCGCTGACCGGGTCCGCCCAGCGCGCCGGGTTGAACCTGCTCGCCTACGGCGGGCGGTTCGTCGAAATCGGCAAGCGGGACATCTACGACGACGCCCGCCTGGGTCTGTTTCCCTTCCGCCACAACCTCACGTTCTACGCCGTCGACCTGGCGCTGCTCACCAAGACGCATCCGCGGCGCGTGCAGGAACTGCTGCGGGCGGTATACCAGCGGATCGCCGATGGCGATCTGCCGCAGCCGATGTGCACCGAATACCCGATATCGGAGGCGGCGACGGCGATCAGGGTGATGAGCGGCGCCGAGCACACCGGCAAGTTGGTGCTCACCGTGCCGCGCACCGGCCAGACCCGCGCGGTGCTGCCGCCGGAGCAGGCTCCGGTGTTCCGCGACGACGGCGCCTACATCGTCACCGGCGGCCTGGGCGGCCTGGGCTTGTTCCTGGCTTCCGAGATGGCCAAGGCGGGTTGCGGTCGGATCGTGCTGACCGCCCGCTCCAACCCGACCCCCAAGGCGCGCCAGGCAATTGAACGGCTACGCGCGGACGGGACCGACGTCGTCGTGGAAAGCGGCAACATCGCCGAGGCCGACACCGCGGCCCGGGTGGTGGCCGCGGCCACCGCGACCGGCCTTCCGCTGCGCGGAGTGCTGCATGCCGCCGCGGTGGTCGAGGACGCCGTGCTGGCCAACATCACCGACGAGCTGATCGACAAGGACTGGGCTCCAAAGGTCAACGGGGTCTGGAATTTACATCACGCGACGGCCGGGCAACCGCTGGACTGGTTCTGCTCCTTCTCGTCGGTGGCCGCGCTGTTCGGCTCGGCGGGCCAGGGCGCCTACGCCGCCGCCTCGAGTTGGCTGGACGCGTTCACCCACTGGCGCCGCAGCCAGGGCTTGCCCGCCACCACGATCGCGTGGGGGGCGTGGGGCGAGATCGGCCGCGCCACCTTCCTGGCGGCCGGCGGCCGCACCACGATGATCGCCCCGGCGGAGGGCGCGCAGGCGTTCGAGACGCTGCTGCGTTACGACCGCGGCTACACCGGCTACGTTCCGACGGCGGGCGCGCCCTGGCTGGCCGCGCTGGTGGCCCGCAGCCCGTTCGCCGAGGCCTTCCAGTCCGCCGGAGAACAGCGCGGCGGCGAGGGCGCCACGCTGCGGGCCGAACTGCGGACGCTGTCGCCCGAGGAGTGGCCGGCCCGGCTCCGTCGCCTGATCACCGAGCAGACGGGGCTGATCCTGCGCCGCCCGATCGATCCCGACCGCCCGTTCGCCGATCACGGCCTGGATTCGCTGGGCAACCTCGAACTGCGGACCCGCATCGAAGCCGAGACGGGAATACGGATCACCCCCAAGGTCGTGGCGACCTACAACTCCGCGCGCTCCCTGAGCCTGCACCTGACCGAGGCGCTGGTGGCCGAAGGGGAGGGCGCCGCCGCGGCGTCCTAG
- a CDS encoding phthiocerol/phthiodiolone dimycocerosyl transferase family protein: MFPGSVIRKLTRSEEVFAVNETYFAFTAFINGPVDLDAMADAFDALLESHPVFTGRLEKGDDGRYQIVAEDLMHPGIWVIDDDVDPAAAGMRLDQTQTLLNLRLKRSGARTELTLYTHHSLADAHHAFGLLEELFSLYTDVVTTGAPPPITPQPAPEALELLLEQRGVAKQQRSGLEKLFKAMFVYDLPESEKPPAMPNPDAIQPIPIARVRFTEEETAELVEFGLANQLSLNSVVAAAILLAEWELRNTPHIPIPYIYPVDLRYLLSPPVSLTGSTLPLGVATYLAEIRADTDLVDLARGIVDSFRTDLADGVIQQSAMHFNLQYQGTPAGLPPVVLCTDTGTIPPLRVPDEIELEDFQSELYFPTRAPVDLYSVGTFANRLFIEHHAHLPGREKTLEAIHSRLCSLVDEDSWVME, encoded by the coding sequence ATGTTTCCCGGATCCGTTATCCGCAAGCTGACGCGCAGCGAAGAGGTCTTCGCGGTCAACGAAACCTATTTCGCGTTCACCGCGTTCATCAACGGCCCCGTCGACCTCGACGCGATGGCCGACGCCTTCGACGCGCTGCTGGAGTCCCATCCGGTCTTCACCGGCCGGCTGGAGAAGGGCGACGACGGCCGCTACCAGATCGTGGCCGAAGACCTGATGCACCCGGGCATCTGGGTGATCGACGACGACGTCGACCCGGCGGCCGCGGGCATGCGACTCGACCAGACGCAAACCTTGCTCAATCTCCGGTTGAAGCGCAGCGGCGCACGCACCGAATTGACGCTCTACACCCACCACAGCCTGGCCGACGCACACCACGCATTCGGTCTCCTCGAGGAACTCTTCTCCCTGTACACCGATGTCGTGACCACCGGGGCACCGCCCCCGATCACGCCGCAACCCGCGCCCGAAGCGCTGGAGCTGCTGCTCGAACAGCGCGGCGTGGCCAAGCAGCAGCGGTCCGGGCTGGAAAAGCTGTTCAAGGCGATGTTCGTCTACGACCTGCCCGAATCGGAGAAGCCGCCGGCGATGCCGAATCCCGATGCGATCCAACCCATCCCGATCGCCCGGGTCCGGTTCACCGAAGAGGAGACGGCGGAATTGGTGGAGTTCGGCCTGGCCAATCAGCTCAGCCTCAACTCCGTGGTGGCGGCGGCGATTCTGCTGGCCGAGTGGGAGCTGCGCAATACCCCGCACATCCCGATTCCCTACATCTATCCGGTCGACCTGCGTTACCTGCTCTCCCCCCCGGTGAGTCTCACCGGCAGCACGCTGCCGCTGGGGGTGGCCACCTATCTCGCCGAGATCAGGGCCGACACCGATCTGGTGGATCTGGCCCGCGGGATCGTGGATTCTTTCCGCACGGATTTGGCGGACGGCGTAATCCAGCAATCGGCAATGCATTTCAACCTGCAATACCAAGGCACCCCGGCCGGGCTGCCTCCGGTGGTGCTGTGCACCGACACCGGCACCATCCCCCCGCTGCGGGTACCCGACGAGATCGAGTTGGAGGACTTTCAAAGCGAGCTCTACTTCCCCACCCGTGCGCCCGTCGACCTCTACAGCGTCGGAACCTTCGCGAACCGGCTGTTCATCGAGCACCACGCGCACCTGCCGGGACGCGAAAAGACTTTGGAGGCAATCCATTCGCGGCTGTGCTCGTTGGTCGACGAGGACAGTTGGGTGATGGAGTGA